The following coding sequences lie in one bacterium genomic window:
- a CDS encoding cytochrome c, producing the protein MRSGDPKRTLMWGVGLILLGFAGLLLFNGAGSRMTSFTGWGGGGLYDKGSYASSGERIYYLGMDSDGKRLRTRDGPHWLNSMGGSCVNCHGADGRGGFPVMMGTKVPPDIRYKALASGARETRGEAAEIEQPYTDEDIRRAITEGVEPDGKRLDPTMPKWKMSDQDLQDLLEFLKTLD; encoded by the coding sequence ATGAGGTCCGGGGATCCAAAAAGGACCCTCATGTGGGGAGTCGGGTTGATCCTCCTCGGGTTTGCGGGTCTCCTGCTTTTTAATGGCGCCGGTTCCCGTATGACCTCCTTTACAGGCTGGGGAGGGGGCGGCCTTTACGACAAGGGCTCCTATGCTTCCAGCGGCGAGAGGATATATTACCTCGGCATGGACAGTGACGGGAAACGTTTAAGGACGCGGGACGGTCCGCATTGGTTGAATTCAATGGGCGGAAGCTGCGTAAATTGCCACGGTGCCGATGGCCGGGGCGGATTCCCTGTCATGATGGGAACGAAGGTGCCTCCGGATATCCGGTACAAGGCTCTGGCATCAGGAGCGCGGGAAACCAGGGGCGAAGCGGCTGAAATAGAGCAGCCTTACACCGATGAGGATATCCGGCGGGCCATAACGGAGGGTGTGGAGCCGGACGGCAAGCGGCTCGACCCTACCATGCCCAAGTGGAAAATGAGCGATCAGGACCTTCAGGATCTTCTGGAATTTCTCAAGACCCTGGACTGA
- a CDS encoding nitrophenyl compound nitroreductase subunit ArsF family protein, producing the protein MAKRSTFKFLFLAALTAFWISSAPPGFYTGVAKLQAAPVPENGVIVYQFHRRFRCEACYKLEASINEAIKNHFPEELEAGRLVFSVLDLDGEGSGQYEKKYNFFYNTVIVVDIENGKETRFKNLEEVWSLVEDKEAAVEYIRSEIAEYL; encoded by the coding sequence ATGGCAAAGCGAAGTACTTTCAAATTTCTCTTTCTGGCTGCATTGACCGCTTTCTGGATATCAAGCGCCCCTCCTGGATTCTATACCGGTGTGGCAAAACTGCAGGCGGCCCCCGTACCGGAAAATGGAGTGATCGTCTACCAGTTTCACAGGCGTTTCCGCTGTGAAGCCTGCTATAAGCTGGAAGCCTCGATCAATGAAGCTATCAAGAACCACTTCCCTGAAGAGCTGGAAGCGGGCAGGCTGGTATTTTCGGTCCTGGATCTTGATGGGGAAGGATCCGGTCAATACGAAAAAAAATATAACTTTTTCTACAACACGGTCATCGTAGTGGATATTGAGAACGGCAAAGAGACCAGGTTCAAGAACCTGGAGGAGGTCTGGTCACTGGTGGAAGATAAAGAGGCCGCCGTTGAATATATAAGATCTGAAATAGCTGAATACCTGTAA
- a CDS encoding TVP38/TMEM64 family protein, with translation MNSIKQQDREPANSNGAPQAREDRLRRHIFLGLLLIAVIILTYILLHRTGTVSLFMDSKKLHAVIERAGSMGPLVIICFFMIAVVINPLPSAPIALAAGFAYGHTWGTLYVVIGSVSGAFISFIIARLLGHDILYRWFGEKLKVGLLGSQMGLMGMILVFRLLPFISFDIVSYAAGLTSITWWRFLFATTVGIIPTSFVLAHFGSIMSTKDPGHIGLTVLLLGFMTVIPVAVKLFLNRRRRNADDPPDTKTR, from the coding sequence ATGAACAGCATAAAACAGCAAGATCGGGAACCTGCCAACAGCAATGGCGCTCCCCAGGCCCGGGAGGACCGGCTTCGGCGGCACATCTTCCTTGGGCTGCTGCTCATTGCGGTAATTATCCTCACCTACATTTTACTTCACCGCACAGGAACCGTATCCCTGTTCATGGACAGCAAAAAACTCCACGCTGTGATTGAAAGAGCGGGTAGTATGGGACCCCTGGTCATCATCTGCTTTTTCATGATCGCCGTTGTGATCAATCCGCTTCCCAGCGCTCCTATCGCTCTTGCTGCCGGTTTTGCCTACGGACACACCTGGGGGACGCTTTACGTCGTCATCGGTTCTGTGAGCGGCGCCTTTATTTCCTTTATAATTGCCCGGCTTCTCGGTCATGACATCCTCTACAGGTGGTTCGGGGAAAAGCTGAAGGTGGGCCTTCTCGGCTCCCAGATGGGGCTTATGGGGATGATTCTTGTTTTCCGGCTGCTGCCCTTCATCTCCTTTGATATTGTCAGTTACGCGGCAGGACTTACCTCCATTACATGGTGGCGGTTCCTTTTTGCCACAACCGTGGGGATCATCCCGACCAGTTTCGTGCTTGCCCATTTCGGCAGCATTATGAGCACCAAGGACCCGGGACACATCGGCCTCACCGTGCTGCTCCTGGGGTTCATGACCGTCATTCCCGTGGCTGTTAAGTTGTTCCTGAACAGAAGGCGACGGAACGCAGACGATCCGCCTGACACGAAGACCCGGTGA
- the lgt gene encoding prolipoprotein diacylglyceryl transferase, whose translation MYPELIHLGPLTIHTYGALYALGILTAVALSEYLYRRDGGKPETIMDLALPVVIGTLMGARALFIIVEHKYYLQNPAEIIMVWKGGLVFYGGLMGGALAFIITARVKKLDLWHLADTVAPGVALGHALGRLGCFFAGSCYGRPTDVPWAVIYSDPNSLARDIIGVPVHPTQLYSAAFLIFLSVILIFIGIRSTFKGQVIATYGILYGTFRFFIEFLRGDPRGTVALADVTLFTSQAVSLVLAPISIAAYIYLRREGASHD comes from the coding sequence GTGTATCCTGAATTGATTCACCTTGGACCGCTTACCATCCACACTTACGGCGCCCTGTACGCCTTGGGGATCCTCACCGCCGTCGCGCTGTCGGAATATTTGTACCGGCGCGACGGTGGCAAGCCGGAAACGATCATGGATCTGGCCCTTCCCGTTGTCATCGGGACCCTTATGGGTGCCAGAGCCCTTTTCATCATAGTCGAGCACAAATATTATCTTCAGAACCCGGCTGAGATCATCATGGTCTGGAAGGGCGGGCTGGTCTTCTACGGAGGGCTCATGGGCGGCGCCCTGGCGTTCATTATCACCGCCAGAGTGAAGAAGCTCGATCTGTGGCACCTGGCCGACACTGTAGCTCCCGGCGTTGCCCTTGGTCATGCGTTGGGCCGCCTGGGCTGTTTCTTCGCCGGTTCCTGCTACGGTCGTCCCACTGATGTGCCCTGGGCCGTCATATATTCAGACCCTAACTCTCTGGCCAGAGATATTATCGGCGTTCCCGTTCACCCCACCCAACTCTACTCGGCGGCCTTCCTCATCTTTTTGTCTGTTATACTTATCTTCATTGGAATCAGGTCCACTTTCAAGGGCCAGGTCATCGCTACCTACGGGATCCTGTACGGCACATTCCGCTTTTTCATCGAGTTCCTTCGCGGTGATCCACGAGGAACTGTTGCCCTGGCTGATGTGACCCTTTTCACCAGTCAGGCGGTGAGCCTGGTGCTGGCGCCGATCTCTATCGCGGCCTATATTTATCTGAGAAGAGAAGGAGCAAGTCATGATTGA
- a CDS encoding DUF302 domain-containing protein, giving the protein MIEERYYFKTTVDMPYDQAVEKVRKALAGEGFGVLTEIDVKATLKKKLDVDFKPYVILGACNPPLAYKTLQAEEQIGLMLPCNVVVQEGADGESIVAALNPLVAMESVGNPDLEPTAREVTGKLKRVIQSLV; this is encoded by the coding sequence ATGATTGAAGAGAGATACTATTTCAAGACTACCGTGGACATGCCCTACGACCAGGCTGTAGAGAAAGTTCGAAAGGCTCTTGCTGGTGAAGGGTTCGGCGTTCTCACCGAGATCGATGTCAAGGCGACCCTTAAAAAGAAGCTGGATGTGGATTTCAAGCCCTACGTGATCCTCGGAGCCTGCAACCCGCCCCTGGCCTACAAAACACTCCAGGCAGAGGAGCAGATCGGGCTCATGCTGCCGTGTAACGTCGTGGTCCAGGAAGGAGCGGACGGGGAAAGCATCGTGGCTGCCTTAAACCCCTTGGTGGCCATGGAGTCGGTGGGCAACCCCGACCTGGAACCCACCGCCAGAGAGGTGACCGGAAAATTAAAAAGGGTTATCCAGTCCCTTGTTTGA
- a CDS encoding DUF2892 domain-containing protein, giving the protein MNIDRIVMAFAGTVITTSLVLGYAVHPYWLLMAAFVGLNMFQAAFTGFCPLAIVLKKVGATPGCAFK; this is encoded by the coding sequence ATGAATATCGATCGGATCGTAATGGCTTTCGCGGGAACCGTAATCACTACCAGCCTTGTCCTCGGCTACGCGGTTCACCCGTACTGGTTGCTCATGGCGGCGTTTGTCGGACTTAATATGTTCCAGGCGGCATTTACCGGGTTCTGCCCACTGGCCATCGTGCTGAAAAAGGTGGGCGCAACACCTGGCTGCGCCTTCAAATAA
- a CDS encoding SHOCT domain-containing protein yields MILFWGLIIVGVVLVIRHFTAGLVSSRKDSSPYEAPSEPLQILRERYARGEIDTEEFEERKKILEGEK; encoded by the coding sequence ATGATACTGTTCTGGGGCCTTATCATCGTGGGCGTTGTCCTGGTCATCCGGCATTTCACGGCAGGGCTGGTTTCAAGCAGAAAGGATTCTTCACCCTACGAGGCTCCTTCAGAACCCCTGCAGATCCTGAGGGAGAGGTACGCCAGGGGTGAGATCGACACCGAAGAATTCGAGGAAAGGAAGAAAATCCTGGAGGGGGAAAAATGA
- a CDS encoding metal-sensitive transcriptional regulator — protein MDHSTQIPRLNRIEGQIRGITRMIQEGRYCVDILTQVKSASNALAKVQENIFKAHLEGCVRNSLTGDDQGERKAKVDEILEILSKFR, from the coding sequence ATGGATCATTCGACACAGATACCCAGGCTCAACCGGATAGAAGGCCAGATCAGGGGCATCACCAGGATGATCCAGGAGGGGCGCTACTGTGTCGACATCCTGACCCAGGTCAAGTCAGCGTCAAATGCCCTTGCCAAGGTTCAGGAGAACATTTTTAAAGCCCACCTGGAAGGGTGCGTGAGGAATTCTCTAACAGGGGATGACCAGGGAGAGAGGAAGGCCAAGGTTGATGAAATACTTGAGATCCTCTCGAAGTTCCGCTGA
- a CDS encoding heavy metal translocating P-type ATPase, which produces MAIDPVCNMEVDEKTGLSGEKDGKTFYFCSPGCKEKFLGTEISHEHAARSTQHAEEEQDDNASEIHSQGEACVIPQPGDKAAEACEIPLAGDQAEPATKTVTMGITGMHCASCASTIEKALSKLNGVSEANVNFAAESVMVRFDPASISLQDLEKTIVGAGYTPFVREETAAGHLDLKVVGMDNPHCLGTVKGALNSLKGIKSKELFINERAKIDFDPSVITKEQIFQTIRDAGYTPVEETGETLDREKEAREREIKTLKFKFIFSVVMGIPLALFAMGPMVGITIPGISDRWGAVIQFLLATPILIVNYQFYTRGILSVIKTKMATMDTLVALGTGAAWIYSTAILIAIWAGRPGYSTHNLYYETAGLLIVFILLGKWLEAIAKGKTSEAIKSLMGLQAKTALVVRDGKEIEVPIEDVRTGDEVLVKPGQKIPVDGIIVDGYSAVDESMLTGESIPVEKTKGDQVVGATINKTGSFRFKATKVGKDTALAQIIKLVEEAQGSKAPIQALADLISAYFVPVVVGLAIVAFGIWMLAGQSFIFALTVFIAVLIIACPCALGLATPTAVMVGTGLGAKNGVLIKSAEALQMAHKIDTVVFDKTGTLTKGEPELTDVVTFGEWNSDEVLALAAAVEKSSEHPLGAAIVQGALARGLELSPPVNFNSITGKGVEGTVSGRKVVIGNRAWFTEAGLDLKSTDEAMTGLEDQGKTAMIVGLDNEIAGILAVADTLKEHSAAAVKALQEMGKEVIMITGDNRRTAEAIAAQVGIKRVLSEVLPQDKSAEVKKLQDSGLKVAMVGDGINDAPALTQADIGIAIGSGTDVAIESGDIVLIKDDIRDVVMAMDLSSFTMRKIKQNLFWAFIYNSLGIPIAAGVLYPFTGFLLSPVIAGAAMAFSSFSVVSNSLLMRRYRRRI; this is translated from the coding sequence ATGGCAATTGATCCCGTATGCAATATGGAAGTGGATGAAAAGACAGGCCTCTCGGGGGAAAAGGACGGGAAGACATTCTATTTCTGCAGCCCGGGATGTAAGGAGAAATTTCTGGGGACGGAAATTTCTCACGAGCACGCAGCACGCAGTACGCAGCACGCAGAAGAAGAGCAAGACGATAATGCATCCGAAATCCATTCCCAGGGCGAGGCTTGCGTTATTCCTCAGCCAGGAGACAAAGCAGCAGAAGCCTGTGAGATACCACTGGCCGGGGATCAGGCCGAACCGGCGACGAAGACCGTCACGATGGGAATTACCGGGATGCACTGTGCTTCCTGTGCCTCGACCATCGAAAAGGCGCTTTCCAAGCTCAACGGTGTGTCAGAGGCCAACGTGAACTTTGCAGCCGAATCGGTGATGGTCCGGTTTGACCCTGCCTCGATCTCTCTGCAGGACCTTGAAAAGACCATAGTGGGAGCGGGGTATACACCTTTTGTGAGAGAGGAGACCGCTGCCGGGCACCTTGATCTGAAGGTGGTCGGCATGGACAACCCCCACTGCCTCGGTACGGTGAAAGGTGCCCTGAACAGCCTGAAGGGGATCAAATCCAAGGAGCTCTTTATTAACGAGAGGGCAAAGATCGATTTCGATCCCTCGGTTATTACAAAGGAGCAGATCTTTCAGACCATACGGGACGCCGGATATACCCCTGTTGAGGAGACGGGTGAGACACTGGACAGGGAGAAGGAGGCGAGGGAACGGGAGATCAAAACCCTCAAGTTCAAGTTCATTTTTTCCGTTGTCATGGGTATTCCCCTGGCGCTCTTTGCCATGGGTCCCATGGTAGGCATTACCATACCCGGTATCTCCGACAGGTGGGGGGCTGTTATCCAGTTCCTCCTGGCCACTCCCATACTCATCGTCAACTATCAGTTCTACACAAGGGGTATCCTCTCGGTCATCAAGACGAAAATGGCCACTATGGATACCCTGGTAGCGCTGGGTACCGGCGCCGCGTGGATCTACAGCACGGCCATCCTGATCGCCATCTGGGCCGGCAGGCCCGGATATTCGACCCATAATCTTTACTACGAAACTGCCGGTCTCCTTATCGTGTTCATCCTCCTGGGTAAGTGGCTCGAAGCCATCGCCAAAGGGAAGACCTCCGAGGCCATAAAGTCCCTCATGGGGCTGCAGGCTAAAACCGCCCTCGTTGTAAGAGACGGCAAGGAGATTGAGGTTCCCATAGAAGATGTGCGCACCGGAGACGAGGTGCTGGTGAAGCCGGGCCAGAAAATTCCGGTAGATGGGATCATAGTCGATGGATATTCGGCCGTGGACGAATCCATGCTCACCGGCGAGAGCATCCCGGTAGAAAAAACTAAAGGCGACCAGGTGGTGGGCGCTACCATAAATAAAACAGGTTCCTTCAGGTTTAAAGCCACCAAGGTGGGTAAGGACACAGCGCTAGCCCAGATCATCAAACTGGTGGAGGAGGCCCAGGGTTCCAAGGCTCCTATCCAGGCGCTGGCGGACCTAATTTCCGCCTATTTTGTGCCGGTGGTGGTGGGTCTTGCCATCGTGGCTTTCGGTATCTGGATGCTTGCCGGACAGAGCTTTATTTTCGCCCTGACCGTTTTCATTGCTGTTCTCATCATCGCCTGCCCATGCGCCCTGGGGCTGGCAACGCCCACTGCCGTCATGGTAGGAACCGGGCTGGGTGCGAAAAACGGGGTCCTTATCAAGAGTGCCGAGGCTCTTCAGATGGCCCACAAGATCGACACGGTCGTGTTCGACAAGACCGGGACCCTGACCAAGGGGGAACCCGAACTCACCGACGTTGTCACATTCGGCGAATGGAACTCTGATGAAGTGCTCGCCCTGGCCGCGGCCGTCGAGAAAAGCTCCGAACATCCGCTTGGAGCGGCCATCGTCCAGGGAGCCCTTGCCCGGGGTCTGGAGCTAAGCCCACCAGTGAACTTCAACTCCATCACAGGAAAAGGGGTCGAGGGTACCGTCAGCGGCCGAAAAGTGGTCATAGGGAACAGGGCCTGGTTCACTGAGGCGGGCCTGGACCTGAAAAGCACAGACGAGGCGATGACCGGGCTCGAGGACCAGGGCAAAACAGCCATGATCGTCGGACTGGATAATGAGATCGCCGGGATCCTCGCCGTGGCCGACACCCTGAAGGAACACTCCGCTGCTGCGGTCAAAGCGCTGCAGGAGATGGGCAAGGAAGTGATCATGATTACCGGAGACAACCGGCGGACAGCTGAGGCCATCGCCGCCCAGGTGGGTATAAAAAGGGTGCTCAGCGAGGTGCTTCCCCAGGACAAATCAGCTGAGGTGAAGAAGCTTCAGGACTCCGGCCTCAAGGTGGCCATGGTGGGTGACGGCATCAACGATGCTCCGGCCCTGACCCAGGCTGATATCGGCATCGCCATAGGCAGCGGGACCGATGTGGCCATCGAATCCGGGGACATCGTGCTCATAAAGGACGACATCAGGGACGTGGTCATGGCCATGGATCTGTCAAGCTTCACCATGCGCAAGATAAAGCAGAACCTCTTCTGGGCCTTTATCTACAACTCCCTCGGTATCCCCATCGCCGCCGGAGTGCTTTACCCCTTCACCGGGTTCCTTCTCAGTCCCGTTATCGCGGGAGCGGCCATGGCGTTCAGTTCCTTTTCGGTGGTTTCCAACTCACTGCTGATGCGCAGGTACAGGCGAAGGATATGA
- a CDS encoding cation-translocating P-type ATPase, with product MTTDFEENKIDGLSSVQAAEILKTEGYNELPTSKKRSIFAITLDVVREPMFLLLVGCGTIYLVLGDLEGALILLAFVFVVIGITIYQERKTERALEALRDLSSPRAVVIRDGQPQRISGREVVRGDTLVLTEGDRVPADAVIIHNTHLLTDESLLTGESLPVGKSVCDGRAEMGPPGGDSLPFVYSGSLVLQGQGMAVVKATGIRTELGKIGKALQAIETEQTPLQKETRRMVRRFALFGLVLSTLVVIIYGLTRGNWLDGVLSGITLAMALLPEEFPVVLTIFLALGAWRISQRHVLARRVSAVETLGATTVLCVDKTGTLTLNQMSVSELFANGEFFQVPANDRGQLPEKFHTLVEFGVLSGRTDPFDPMEKALNKLGIQSLRNTEHLHANWVLEREYPLSKALLSLSMVWGSPDSDGHVIAAKGAPETITDLCHMQKEQVREIDARVQKMAGQGYRVLGVAKAVFTQSTLPSGQHDFQFEFLGLIGFSDPVRPTVAAAIAECHNAGIRVVMITGDYPVTAQTIAMQIGLKPADEVITGQQLNEMDDAQLRQRIRSVNLFARVVPEQKLRLVNALKANGEIVAMTGDGVNDAPALKSAHIGVAMGGRGTDVAREASALVILDDDFSSIVQAVRQGRRIFDNLSKAIAYIFAIHVPIAGISLLPVLFQWPLVLFPVHIAFLELIIDPACSFVFEAEAEESDVMDRPPRDSQKPLFGRQIVGWGLLQGFGTLAIISAVLVIVLYRGQGPLEARALTFTSLVFANLALITTNRTWSTGFIGTLRRPNAALWWVIGGAVLFLSLVLYVPFLRGLFQFTVMHPMDIGVCLVAGIANMIWFEFLKTVRNRRTQTVGS from the coding sequence ATGACAACGGATTTTGAGGAAAATAAAATTGACGGTCTCTCTTCTGTGCAGGCTGCAGAAATACTCAAAACCGAGGGCTATAATGAACTGCCAACGTCCAAAAAACGCAGCATTTTTGCCATTACACTGGATGTTGTACGTGAGCCGATGTTCCTGTTGCTCGTTGGCTGTGGGACGATCTACCTGGTATTGGGTGATCTGGAAGGGGCGCTCATACTTCTGGCTTTTGTTTTTGTTGTTATAGGGATCACCATTTACCAGGAGCGCAAAACTGAACGGGCGCTGGAAGCCTTGCGTGATCTCTCCAGCCCTCGCGCGGTTGTGATCAGAGACGGTCAGCCGCAGCGCATTTCAGGCCGTGAGGTGGTTCGCGGGGATACATTGGTTCTGACCGAAGGTGATCGGGTTCCAGCCGATGCCGTGATAATCCACAACACCCACCTTCTCACCGATGAATCGCTTTTAACCGGCGAGTCTTTGCCGGTGGGCAAATCCGTCTGCGATGGGCGTGCAGAAATGGGTCCTCCCGGTGGAGATAGTCTGCCGTTTGTCTATTCCGGTTCTCTGGTGCTTCAAGGACAGGGCATGGCTGTCGTCAAGGCGACCGGCATCCGTACGGAACTGGGAAAGATCGGCAAAGCATTACAAGCCATAGAAACCGAACAGACCCCTTTACAAAAAGAGACCCGTCGCATGGTGCGTAGGTTTGCATTGTTCGGGTTGGTTTTAAGCACGTTGGTGGTCATCATTTACGGACTTACCAGAGGGAACTGGCTGGATGGCGTTTTATCCGGCATCACTTTGGCCATGGCCTTGCTACCCGAAGAATTTCCCGTGGTGTTGACAATATTTTTGGCATTGGGTGCCTGGCGGATCTCACAGAGACACGTTCTGGCTCGACGCGTATCAGCAGTGGAAACATTGGGAGCAACAACAGTTTTGTGCGTCGACAAAACAGGTACGTTAACCCTTAACCAGATGTCCGTCAGCGAGTTGTTTGCCAATGGTGAATTCTTCCAGGTGCCAGCCAATGATCGCGGACAGCTACCTGAAAAGTTCCATACACTGGTGGAATTCGGGGTCCTGTCGGGCCGAACAGATCCTTTTGACCCAATGGAAAAAGCACTCAACAAGCTGGGGATTCAGTCTCTGAGAAACACCGAACATCTTCACGCGAATTGGGTTCTGGAGCGTGAGTATCCTTTGTCGAAAGCGCTATTGAGCCTTTCCATGGTTTGGGGATCGCCGGATAGTGACGGGCATGTGATCGCAGCTAAAGGCGCACCTGAAACTATTACAGACTTGTGTCACATGCAAAAAGAACAGGTTCGCGAAATCGACGCTCGCGTTCAAAAAATGGCCGGACAAGGATATCGGGTTCTGGGGGTGGCTAAGGCCGTTTTCACCCAGTCGACCCTGCCTTCCGGGCAGCATGATTTCCAGTTCGAATTTCTGGGGCTTATCGGTTTCTCAGATCCGGTCCGCCCGACGGTTGCGGCGGCCATCGCGGAATGCCACAACGCCGGCATAAGGGTGGTTATGATCACCGGTGACTACCCGGTAACAGCACAGACCATAGCTATGCAAATCGGTTTGAAACCGGCAGATGAGGTCATCACCGGACAGCAGCTCAATGAGATGGACGATGCACAGTTGCGACAACGAATCCGTTCGGTCAATCTGTTCGCTCGAGTCGTACCCGAACAAAAGCTGCGCCTGGTCAATGCGTTGAAGGCCAACGGCGAGATCGTCGCAATGACCGGGGATGGCGTTAATGATGCGCCGGCACTGAAGTCGGCCCATATTGGCGTGGCGATGGGCGGACGGGGTACGGATGTTGCCCGTGAGGCCTCTGCGCTGGTTATTCTGGACGATGATTTTTCTTCCATAGTACAGGCCGTCAGGCAGGGACGCAGGATCTTCGACAACCTGAGCAAAGCCATCGCCTACATTTTCGCCATCCATGTCCCGATTGCCGGCATATCGTTGCTTCCGGTCTTGTTTCAATGGCCGCTGGTGCTCTTTCCGGTTCATATTGCCTTCCTGGAGCTGATTATCGATCCGGCGTGCTCGTTCGTTTTCGAGGCGGAAGCCGAAGAGTCTGACGTAATGGATCGTCCCCCGCGAGATTCTCAAAAACCTTTGTTCGGAAGGCAGATCGTAGGTTGGGGTCTCCTGCAGGGATTCGGCACACTTGCTATCATTTCAGCTGTCCTGGTAATCGTTTTATATCGTGGACAAGGCCCTCTTGAAGCAAGGGCTCTGACCTTCACTTCCCTGGTTTTTGCCAACCTCGCGCTGATCACCACCAATCGCACATGGTCAACAGGCTTTATTGGTACCCTTCGCAGACCCAATGCAGCCCTTTGGTGGGTCATTGGCGGGGCGGTGCTCTTTTTAAGCCTTGTCCTTTATGTACCTTTCTTGCGGGGCCTGTTCCAATTTACGGTGATGCACCCCATGGACATTGGAGTCTGTTTGGTGGCAGGGATAGCCAATATGATCTGGTTTGAATTTCTTAAAACAGTTCGCAACCGGCGTACACAAACAGTGGGGTCCTAG
- a CDS encoding helix-turn-helix transcriptional regulator, whose product MSSLPELNLSRGKPRNFLEWKTLRRWDQLPSAERSVPGYLLRLVREEAGLTQKILASRLRTSQQAVAQAERWRSNPTVAFMMEWFRICDRKLTLDIG is encoded by the coding sequence ATGAGCAGTCTGCCGGAACTGAATCTATCCCGGGGTAAACCCCGCAATTTCCTGGAGTGGAAGACCCTGAGGCGTTGGGATCAACTACCTTCAGCGGAACGCTCTGTCCCCGGCTACCTTTTGAGGCTGGTCCGTGAGGAGGCCGGGCTTACCCAGAAAATTCTGGCCTCCCGCCTCAGGACCTCTCAGCAGGCCGTCGCCCAGGCGGAAAGATGGCGGTCCAATCCAACGGTAGCATTCATGATGGAGTGGTTCAGGATCTGTGACCGCAAACTGACACTGGATATTGGATAA